A window of bacterium BMS3Abin08 genomic DNA:
CTGAGAAAATTCTTTTTTGCTCTCTACAAAAAGACAGGATTAACCCAAAAGCAAACCATTGCTTATAAAGAGATTAATAAGATTCTTATAATAAGAACAGACAGATTAGGAGATGCCGTTATTACTACCCCTTTGATAAAAGCTATAAAAGCTAACCTGCCCGACAAACAACTCTATATACTATGCTCAGAGCAAAACAGGCTTATTTTTAAAAACAATCCCTTTATTGATAAATTATTCATTATTGATATTTCACCCTGGCTTGACTATCGCATTATTAAAATTCCTGTATTAGGCCCGGCATTTAATTTCATTTATTCCTTGATTTATCACTTTAAAGACAAAAAATTTACGTCTGTTTTAAGGTCATTGAAATCCGAAAAAATCGATGTTGTTTTTGACGCTGTAGGGCGGAGACGGACGGCTTTTCTATCAAGATATTTAGGGAAATTCACCATCGGCCCAAAGGTATCCGAAATTATATTCTTATATAACTATTACCCGGATTATATCTGGGTAGATACAACGAATAAAAAACATATTATAGAAAGATATTTCGATACGTTTTTCA
This region includes:
- a CDS encoding lipopolysaccharide core biosynthesis protein, yielding MSEEPKNKPWQIRLGFTLRKFFFALYKKTGLTQKQTIAYKEINKILIIRTDRLGDAVITTPLIKAIKANLPDKQLYILCSEQNRLIFKNNPFIDKLFIIDISPWLDYRIIKIPVLGPAFNFIYSLIYHFKDKKFTSVLRSLKSEKIDVVFDAVGRRRTAFLSRYLGKFTIGPKVSEIIFLYNYYPDYIWVDTTNKKHIIERYFDTFFKAIQL